The nucleotide window aacagcCTTTTGTTTGGACTTGGATGTGAAGTGGAGACGCTCCTTAAGTACAGAAGTTCACTTAGCTTCAATGCAACCCTGACTAAAAGTGTTTTAGCTGCAGGAACTTAACCTCCCATCCCATCAGTTATTAATATGGCATCAATTTAACGTTAAAATATAGTACTATTATACTCTATTAGTGGGAAATAAACATATGTATTAATAGCAGCTAATTTCCTCCATGTGCATTTATGCTGTGATGCATCATGCAGGGTGCTGATGCCGCCTCCCCCCCGCACAGTTACATAACAAGGTCAGCGCTCTGCCTCCCTCCCTGAATGGTAATGAGATCATTAACACACGCTCTGCTGCCCAGAACAGGATCTCTCTTCCACCACGATGACCTTTACCCCAACACGCTCTTTTTCCATCCCCAAATTTACAATCAACCATAAAAGAATTAATTGTTGGATTTTCTCAACTCATCACTTGAGCCAGGTTTAGCAATGGAGCAGCTTCTTATGTTAACGtaaaaaccaaaagttttgGACTGAACAGAGTGTCTTCAGTCCATTTTTGGATGTTTGACCGGCAACCTGGGTGGCGGTGCTTGCTAGCTCAGCCAGATCCTTTGAGGCAATGCACGCTAGCTGTGCAGGATTCTGGGTGGCGCTGTATGCTAGCTTTGCTGGACCCATGATGGCACTGTATGGTAGCTCTGCTGGACCCTGGGTGGGGCTGCTCGCTAGCTTTGCCTTATCCCTGATGACGCTGCATTCTAGCTCTACCGCATTCTAGGTGGCGTTGCACGCTACCTCTACTGGATTCTGGGTAGCGCTGCACGCTAGCTCTGCCAGATTCTGGGTGGCGCTGCACGCTACCTCTACTGGATTCTGGGTAGCGCTGCACGCTAGCTCTGCCAGATTCTGGGTGGCGCTGCACACTAGCTCTACCGGATTCTGGGTGGCGCTGTATGCTAGCTCTGCCAGATTATGGGTGGCGCTGCACACTAGCTCTACCGGATTCTGGGTGGCGCTGCACGCTAGCTCTGCCAGATTCTGGGTGGCGCTGCATGCTGACTCTACCGGACCCTTGGTGGCGCTGCACACTAGCTCTACCGGATTCTGGGTGGCGCTGTATGCTAGCTCTGCTGGACCCTGGGTGGCAGCGCTTGCTAGCTCTGATGGACTCTGGGTTTCGCTGCATACTAGCTTTGCTGGACCCTTGATGGCGACTCTCTCTAGCTTTGCCAGTACAGTCTCTGTCAACTCCATTGGGTTTAGAAAATAGATAGAATTTCAGGACGATAATCCCACGCACTGAGCTGCCATGTTGAATTTATACTCCTACCCTTTGATCGACTCACTGAAACATCACCCAAAGCTTAGTCCCTGATTGTGACAGCGCTGCATCAGAAAGCAGTCGTTCCACAAGACCTCAGATCGCGTCTGTACATCGCATTGAAACTCGACGCCCTGCAGCGTGAATCGTGACGATGTGAAAACACAATAAGATGAATTCTTAGGTTTGCAcgttttttgttgctttaatgtCACCAAAttctaaatataaatcaaatttacCTTGTAGaaggaatttttgttttttttaaagcccgaaaaactcaaaattaaccaGTTGTTGGCTTGAAAAGCTAAAGTTCCTTTTTATGCAGACGATGAAGAAATTCCTCAACATTGTGATGAGATGAAACGTTGAATGTTTGCTTCTCTGGTTTCAGGTCACACGAAGATCGGCTATGCTCTGTACTTCTACTCCTACAGCTCGTGGGCCGGCAGAGCCGTTTACATGGAGGACCTGTACGTGATGCCAGAGTTTCGAGGTAGACGCTGAAAAGTAGCCGTTTTTATTTTGCAGCTccgcattttttttccaaagtgttcatgttttctgtgtttcaggAAAAGGCATCGGGAAAGCGCTCATGAGCAAAGTAGCTCAGGTCAGTGACTCCAAAGTTCTGTGTAGCCAGCGGgatgtgctgttttttttcaattcgaTTCCAATTTTGAGAATCTGCAAGTcccttttgtaacacatttaaaaaatcaacaaatttaataaacaaatcaggattttattttattaatcttattttattactttacatTTATACAGGAAAAGGTTTCAACAAGTAGAAATAGTGCAACTAGATAAAATAGTTAACTACTAACTAGTAAAAATAGGTGATAATTAGTTTATCTTTTGGATTTAAGAAAAATTGAAgatttttgatcatttgtgATCATATCAAAAATTTTGTAACAATCAAAAAGACTTTCAATTATAAGTTgacacggtttacacatttagacatatatttatacaaatacattaatattatatataaatgttttgaagatttttatattaatctgattaaGTTCACATATTATGAAATTTATCAATGAAATAATAATGTCAGTtattacatggattctcaaacagagaagctccaactgttgttctcctggaggacgtttcagtttggccactaggtggcgatcacgctatagcatcacaccttattccagaagaagaagaaagtatgagcaaaaaagcTATGTTTTAAACCACCaatggtttctttaaaaatattccttaaaagagaaaatttaTGCCTGTAattatataaagatgttcatttatggTTATGACacccaagcgttagcattagccatcctatgggaaattccattatacgttagcatcaagctagcaaactttagcattatgcgttagattgATTTTTAGGGATAGAttgttgatctattaagcttagatcaatcaATCCAACCCTAATGATTTCAATCATTGCATCGGGACATATCTGGTAATCGTCTTTTCTGCAAATTTTGGatgtattttacaaatattttaaattaatgtgttttattttacacgTGTGTTTTGAAGCTGGGCCTCGCTGCCGGCTGCAACCAGCTGAACTTCACCGTCCTGGATTGGAACCAGTCGTCCCGGGACTTCTACATGAGCCAAGGCTGCTCGGACATCACCACCAGCATGGGCTATCACTGCATGCGCTGCGAGGGCGAGGCGCTGCAGCACCTGGCGCAGCCCTAGTCCAGGGCATTATCAGCCATGAGGCAACCCCCCcaaagtgggcggggctctctctctctccctataAGTTAATTGATAAAAGCCAACCTAAAACCTGTGACAGATTAAGAGAATGATCCTGAACCGTCACTTCTGTTCACCTctcatttttgtacatgttgACCTGATGGTGTTGAACTTTGTCTTCCCTGCTGGACAACCCAGTGAACTGCACACACACTTGTGAGGTGAAGCAACCATCACTTTTGAAAGACACACAGCTCCAATGTGGCACCAAGAGTTCTCTGCAGCACAactttttattctaataattCAAACCACTTTTTACTCCACAAAAGCACAAACGGGAAAAACTCATCGACtttataagagaactggaccaagcgagtgtgacatcactcatagaaaCTGACTTCTGTTTCCAGCAAATTGAAGTCAATTCAGCTGCTAATGTTTCACAGtacggacgtcgccatgttggtctgagtcgtttctatggcaaccactctcaccaataaggagagagcttgttgggaggccacacccctttcactgaaaaCAAGCTTGGGAGAATCTTATCACGTTCgacgtgagaccacatacttttattgaggcctctgattggtcagtttgaatatttttcacaaaaatatttaaaatttaaaagaacttAAAAGAAAGTATTAGAGCAGAAATGGTCAacactgagtaacagctgtttatttctgagtaaaagtctacgggattttgggacttcctgtttggaagccCCTGACTaatggggggcggggtcactcagtccagttctctatatacagtcaattaaaaaacctgaaagttaattattggtgttttattttgaaaaaccttgtGGCTATCTTTAGATTTCATTGATAGATTCCAGGTGAAGACAAGCACAGTCctactgtttttctttctccctcGTCCAATcagctgctgatcacctggatcaggtgtgctcagccaatcagaagaagtgtggggattttttaaaaaaagtgtcctGTGTTCTCAAACCTTTAagtgtttaatttattcttattttattgttgagtgttttttttattgtttatgtcTATTTATTATTATGCAATAGTGCAAAAATACTATTTCAGTTTTGTAAGTAAACTTCTCAAATGACTGTTaaggacatatttaaaataaaaaccaaaaaatagagcaataaagaaaaatccacacatggaatttttttcttttttgtatatttagctgtccatttttatttatttattttaattaaaaaacctgTTAAAACGTTAATGACCCACTTaatcaaaatagtgtttttggtgttatgAACAAGTTCTtgtgtcattatttttaatgattaaagaCATATATTTTCCAATAGTTTACAACAAAGGCAACtcctattaaaatatttctacaaatatggttttaatttaaagaaaatattatgtttttgacaataaagtaaattaaatcaatttaagcaGACAAAAACTTCATAGGAGCTTTACGTAGGACAAAAGTTTCAATCCCAGTGGTTAAAAGATGAAGTTTAGGAGAATTTTGGGCGTTCTTTCCCTTTAAATATGCTGCAGAgccaaaataaatgttcttcaaGGGACAATCAGGGACTGAGGAGAAGttctttgcacatttttttgacattttcctttATATTCTTCAATAATGCAATGATTTCACCAAGCATTATTGAGATTTGGAGcttgaattaaagaaaataaaacagaatattgttttggattttctggTTTTactcaaagaacaaaaaagcttttctcgTAGGataatagaatttttttcttttttactgccaaatttgtgttttctgtttctccAGTTGGAATTCCTGTTTAAATGAGTTTACCGAAGGCTTCACAGaagaattttctttatgtgaTTGCTCCaatgtttcaattttaaacTGCAGAGAcgtgtacttttgttttttattgtttaaaatgttgcaccccttcaaaaaaaaatgaataaaagtcaacattttaagacattgtgatgtgtttttatcatcagatagtttataaaatgctaaaaaaaattcaaactgaaaGTTCAGCTCTGGTTTCTGTCAAAGAGCTGGATGTGTGAGGTAGGACTGTCGACAGCTCTGACTCAGATCAGTGATCTGTCAAAGTGTCCTCACGTTTGGAGCTGTTTAGAACCTGTTGTGTTTTATAATGCGGACATATTACGGTTTTATGGTGATTTACAGCGTTCTGGAGTTCTggattgtttgttattttaggaaaaataaaacctttcgGGGAGGcaaattcaaaaatgaaattccaaatttttctctggttttgttttgaacatAAAAGCGTTGCTGCTGTGATTTAATTCTCTTTAATTTGagctgacaaagaaaaaaaactagaaaactgTTTAACATTAAGCCTCGTGGTTtactgatgtttcttttttttggctctacTGTTGTCTGTTTATTGGATGTCTGCGAACACTAATAAAAACTGTTGCCGAGCAGCCCACACTAAAGTGtactttttatgtttccttcagtaaaaaagcctgaaaatgtgaagttctacatttttcatatttggtCAATTTTCGCAGAATgacttcaattcaattttcttataaaaacaaacacaaaacttcaattttgacatttttttttacaaaatttgcaacaacaaaagagaaaatgaaagatttttaagACCCATTCtgagaaataatgtttttggtgtttttaagatgtactTGCACTATGATAAAGAGCATATATAAcgaaaatgttttgcaaaaaatataaaataacatcagcatttctgaatcaggagcagatgaatacTTTTTAATTGAGAAACGTTCTATTAGTGACATAAAAAATAGCCTGGGCGTCTGACATCATGCACATGCAGACAaacatccatgaacgtctttgtttccctaGTTCCAATctgaaatctggatctaaaTTAAATGGTTGGAAACctccaatatttctcaccattttgcCCTGCTAATGTTAGattaaggggctgtaagctagtgggagagttgTGTAAACAGAATGGTGATGGGAAgggaggcggggttgctccatgtcatcaactcagaggtgaatttcaaatgaactactgctgctctgtagaaactatttttgtaaaatttcgGCTTTAAACgacttaatcataattaaaataccactgggaacgcttttagaattgatcaaaagatgactggagccATCTCATGGAGTCTAGacctcacttttaatgtaaacgcCAAGGATAGAAGCCTAAATACCCAGAAAATGCCCTTTTAACATGCATTCAAcccacagtgttcacactgaacaagcagggagggacttcgacattttttttactagagtATATCtgcgccccctccagcagaagGTGCCCTTGGCAGATGCCTATAGGtcacctatgcccagggccaTCCCTGGCCACACATTTTGTGTGTGGAAAAGCAAGAGTTTTGAAGCTTATAatgcatgtttacatagacttttctttgGGAGTGGCCACTTGAACACACAATGCCGACGCTAGTGTCCATGCAGCTTTTCTTCTCGTCTTGTCTGGTGAACAAGAGTTCTTCACGGTTAGATGAGGAACATCGAGcagccttttatttatttattttttgctttcttcAGAGCTGTTCATCCAGATGTACATTTGGGTTCACGCTGGGTCAGTCAGGGACACGCAGAACAGTTCTGAAGCCTCTGCTTTTCCTGGAAGATAAACTTACAGACCGCTCCAAAGTCTGCTTTGGATTAGAACATCATCAGCAGTGTCAGTGTTCATTTCTGGATTGGCCCCTTACAGATCTGCTAGTTACTGCTGCAAAAAATAGAACACTTCTTACATGATACTGCCACCACCGTGCCTTATTGTTTAGACCAcatgtcaaggcccgggggccgaatctggccctccggataattatattcggccctccagattattttattttattgttatgatGGCCCGACTATTTccaacttgtatcattttgacaaaatatatttttatggagagtaaaatattgaaagttatttaaggtttaagttgatttattctggaatattattcctgcctttttattattcatgattgtgctgaaaagttactgttttaagttttaaaaattggcattctggtagttttttggaagattttttgggctattttgaagtttagctaatattttagctacatgctagctgttttggctaatttaggaattttaagaagtttttgcggccgttttttaaattaggttaatattcacatgctagctgttttggctaatttaggcttttttcattttttttaatgatattttcaagtttagctatttttcatttacatgctagctgttttggctaactaattttttattattttttttaggctaatttggtatttagctaatattttagctggctatcagcttcagaattttcagctattagcttcaacgtttttagctatcaacatcagcatcttcagcagccaaattcagctaatagcattcacactagcattatcacaggtaatgttatgtatctagttcctaattatgttaaaaagttatggttttaatgttttaaaaatgtagttttagtgtgttcaataaatgtttatcctgttcggctcgcAACCTGAgatgtgttttgtattttggccccctgtgcgattgactttgacacccctgctttagactgAAAGATTCAATTTCTATTGGACTGAGAAAGGGTCTTACCTGACCTACCTGATTAGtgtggaaaaaaagacttttcttctGCACCTCTGGAGTTGCCCGATGTGTCCTTAGCTTTATGCTAGAacatttgttaattaaaaaatagcaataattaAGTTTTGATTAGATTCTGTTCAGTTTATTCTAATTATTGATCCAAAAATGCAGCAGAATTAGCCTTAAGAACCAAAAGGTTGAGAGAGTAGCATTGGGTTCACT belongs to Oryzias melastigma strain HK-1 linkage group LG18, ASM292280v2, whole genome shotgun sequence and includes:
- the LOC112156486 gene encoding diamine acetyltransferase 2 yields the protein MDFSIRAANVEDCKDIARMIVELAEYEKMTEHVKITQRDLEQDGFSKNPFFHGIVAEVPEQLRTKDGHTKIGYALYFYSYSSWAGRAVYMEDLYVMPEFRGKGIGKALMSKVAQLGLAAGCNQLNFTVLDWNQSSRDFYMSQGCSDITTSMGYHCMRCEGEALQHLAQP